The following are encoded together in the Zingiber officinale cultivar Zhangliang chromosome 8A, Zo_v1.1, whole genome shotgun sequence genome:
- the LOC122010884 gene encoding probable CCR4-associated factor 1 homolog 11 gives MAVAVVNNNDMLISSSAFSTSARVEVRSVWAHNLDEEFALIRSAVPFHPFVALDTEYPGVVVASKNPYCTLTLSQRYELIRANVEALRIVQVGLTLSDAAGNLPCAIYSDGTCVRYVWEFNFRDFDISRDRYAPSSVELLKANGIDFQKNQVWGIDSCRFAQHLATSGLLSFGHFSPVSWITFQGAYDFAFLVKMLTCDCKLPKTVHEFLHLVHFFFGKRVFDVKHLCKHCPGLYGGLERVASTVRVERAVGSRHQSGSDSLLTCQVFYQIASRVNPQLIHRPEHMGALFDLQLP, from the coding sequence ATGGCTGTTGCAGTCGTCAACAATAACGATATGCTAATTTCCTCTTCCGCCTTCAGCACCAGCGCCAGAGTCGAGGTTCGCTCCGTGTGGGCTCATAACCTCGACGAGGAGTTCGCCCTTATCCGCTCCGCCGTCCCGTTCCACCCCTTCGTCGCATTGGACACCGAGTATCCTGGCGTCGTCGTCGCTTCCAAAAATCCCTACTGCACCCTCACCCTCTCCCAGCGCTACGAATTGATCCGCGCCAACGTCGAGGCCCTCCGCATCGTCCAGGTCGGTCTCACCCTCTCCGACGCCGCCGGCAACCTCCCATGTGCCATCTACAGCGACGGCACTTGTGTGCGTTACGTGTGGGAATTTAATTTCCGCGACTTCGACATCAGCCGCGACCGTTACGCCCCTTCCTCCGTCGAGCTGCTCAAGGCTAATGGCATCGACTTCCAAAAGAATCAAGTATGGGGCATCGACTCTTGCAGATTCGCCCAGCACTTGGCCACCTCCGGCTTGCTCTCCTTTGGCCATTTTTCTCCCGTCTCCTGGATTACCTTCCAAGGCGCCTATGACTTCGCCTTCCTAGTCAAGATGCTGACATGCGACTGCAAGTTACCAAAGACCGTTCATGAGTTCTTGCACCTTGTTCACTTCTTTTTCGGTAAAAGGGTGTTCGATGTGAAGCACCTTTGCAAGCATTGTCCTGGCCTTTACGGAGGATTGGAGCGGGTGGCCTCTACCGTCCGAGTTGAGCGAGCAGTGGGCTCTCGACATCAGTCCGGCTCCGATAGCTTATTAACATGTCAGGTGTTCTACCAAATCGCTTCTCGTGTGAATCCACAACTCATCCATCGCCCAGAACACATGGGAGCACTCTTTGACCTCCAACTGCCTTAG